In Candidatus Polarisedimenticolia bacterium, one DNA window encodes the following:
- the mutM gene encoding bifunctional DNA-formamidopyrimidine glycosylase/DNA-(apurinic or apyrimidinic site) lyase — translation MPELPEVETIRRGLVPLLVGRRILSVTVRERRLREPIAVRGLAKLRGATITGIRRRSKYLLLDTDAQLTLLVHLGMTGQLWVSDAQRPKQTHEHVVIALDDRRQLRYADARRFGLLRLLQSDLLHRDPRLQGLGPEPLDAALTAEVLTKATRNRKKPVKNFLMDTRSIAGVGNIYACEALYRCKVSPRRPVGKISRDLWEEILASLREVLNEAITAGGTTLRDFLNADGEAGYFAISLRVYDREGKPCLRCGTKIRRIVQAGRSTFFCPRCQRR, via the coding sequence ATGCCGGAGCTGCCTGAAGTCGAGACGATCCGCCGCGGCCTCGTGCCGCTCCTGGTCGGCAGGAGGATTCTCTCCGTCACGGTGCGCGAGCGGCGTCTGCGCGAGCCGATTGCCGTGCGCGGCCTGGCGAAGCTGCGCGGCGCCACGATCACCGGCATCCGGCGCCGCAGCAAGTACCTTCTCCTGGATACCGATGCCCAGCTGACCTTGCTCGTCCATCTCGGCATGACGGGGCAGCTCTGGGTCTCCGACGCGCAACGGCCGAAGCAGACGCACGAGCACGTGGTGATCGCGCTCGACGACCGGCGGCAGCTGCGTTATGCGGACGCGCGCCGCTTCGGCCTGCTGCGCCTGCTGCAGAGCGACCTCCTGCACCGCGATCCGCGTCTGCAGGGTCTGGGGCCGGAGCCTCTGGACGCTGCGCTGACCGCCGAGGTGCTCACCAAGGCCACCCGCAACCGGAAGAAGCCGGTCAAGAACTTTCTGATGGATACTCGCTCGATCGCGGGCGTGGGAAACATCTATGCCTGCGAGGCGCTGTACCGCTGCAAGGTGAGCCCGAGACGGCCGGTGGGGAAGATCAGCCGGGACCTATGGGAGGAAATCCTGGCGAGCCTCCGGGAAGTCCTGAACGAGGCGATCACGGCCGGCGGGACGACGCTGCGCGATTTTCTCAACGCCGACGGCGAAGCCGGCTATTTCGCCATCTCCCTGCGGGTCTACGACCGGGAGGGGAAGCCCTGCCTTCGCTGCGGCACGAAGATCCGCCGCATCGTCCAGGCGGGCCGCAGCACTTTCTTCTGTCCCCGCTGCCAGCGCCGTTAA